One genomic region from Ornithinimicrobium flavum encodes:
- a CDS encoding TetR/AcrR family transcriptional regulator, whose protein sequence is MTTGPHTPRRRLSVDERRSAILDAARACFSSASYPAVSATEVARASGSSTGLVFHYFGSKAQLYAEVVRGAAQDLADEQVRAQAALPEGVPVRDRVRARVLVQLDHVAARGTADGLPLGGGEEPPEAVAVRREAREAQVEALRQLLAVGDGVRHRYAVRGWLGLLDEVCRRWVEAGCPESERHPAVDAALGALEGALGDWRA, encoded by the coding sequence GTGACGACCGGACCCCACACCCCCCGCCGCCGGCTGAGCGTCGACGAGCGACGGTCGGCGATCCTCGACGCCGCGCGGGCCTGCTTCTCCTCGGCCTCCTACCCCGCGGTGTCCGCCACGGAGGTCGCCCGTGCCTCCGGGAGCTCGACGGGGCTGGTCTTCCACTACTTCGGGAGCAAGGCGCAGCTCTACGCCGAGGTCGTGCGGGGAGCGGCCCAGGACCTGGCGGACGAGCAGGTGAGGGCGCAGGCGGCGCTGCCGGAGGGTGTCCCGGTGCGGGACCGGGTGCGCGCCCGGGTGCTCGTGCAGCTGGACCACGTGGCCGCTCGTGGCACCGCCGACGGGCTGCCCCTGGGTGGCGGTGAGGAGCCGCCGGAGGCCGTGGCTGTGCGCCGGGAGGCGCGCGAGGCGCAGGTCGAGGCGCTGCGGCAGCTGCTGGCCGTGGGCGACGGCGTGCGGCACAGGTATGCCGTGCGGGGCTGGCTGGGCCTCCTCGACGAGGTCTGCCGCCGCTGGGTGGAGGCGGGGTGCCCCGAGTCCGAGCGTCACCCCGCGGTCGACGCGGCCCTCGGTGCGCTGGAGGGGGCGCTCGGGGACTGGCGGGCCTAG